The Stenotrophomonas maltophilia sequence GTGGCATGTCGGCCGGCCAGAGGCGGGCAATGTCGAAGCGCGAATGATCCTGGCCGCTGGCATAGAGCCAGTCCTCGGCGAACACCAGCTGCAGGCTGCGCACCACGTGGCCGCGGATGCGCATGTGCAGGTCGCGGTAGGCGTCCGGCCTGCGGCTCTCGTCTTCGTCGTCGGTGATGTTGATGCCACCGGTGAACGCCAGGCGGCCATCGACGATCACCAGCTTGCGGTGGGTGCGCAGGTTCAACCAGGGGCGCTTGAAGGGCTTCAGCAGCTGCCGCGGATGGAACCAGACCGCCTCGCCGCCGGCATCGACCAGAGGCTGCAGGAAGCGGCGGGGCAGAGCGGAAGAACCCACTGCATCGAGCAGCAGGCGCACCTGCACGCCGGCCCGCGCGCGCTCGACCAGGGCGTCGCGCAGAGCGGTTCCGGCGTGGTCGGGATTGAAGATGTAGTACTCCAGATGCACGTGGTCGCGCGCCTGCGCGACGGCTTCCAGCAAGGCCGCGTAGGTCGCGGCGCCGTCCACCAGCCAAGTCACTTCGGTGGCGCTGCTCGGCGCCAATCCTGTCGTGGCCTGGGCGATCTTGGCCAGCTCGGTGCAGTCGGCATCCGGTGGGCAGACATCACTGTAATGCTCCATGCCCGAACGCGCGCGGCCACGACGCAGGCGCTGCCGCTTCACCTTCTGCGGGCCCAGCAGGTAGTAGATGAAGAGACCCAGGTAGGGCAGCAGCGCCAGTGACAGGATCCAGCTCAGCGTGGCGACCGGCTCGCGCTTCTGCAGCATGATCCAGCCCGCCAGCGCGAACAGGTACAGCAGATAGGCCACCGCCAGGATCGTGCCGAGGTGGGCGATGCCATCAAGCCAGTGACGCAGGGAGTCGAAGAGGGCGAGCATCCACCGATCATAGCGGCGCACGCAACTTGATGGGGTCAGATCCCTTTCCTGCGGAAAAGGGATCTGACCCCATCGAGGCACCACAGGCACAAAAAAGACGCCCCTGTTTCCAGGGGCGTCTGCAGTCGCGTCATGACTGTTGTGTTGCGGTGTAGCGATTACTGCTGCACAAAACCGATCTTTTTCATCTGAGCATTCTTCGCGGCGGCCAGAACCTTGGCCATCACGTCGTACTCGGAATCCGGGCTGGCGTCGATGCGCAGTTCCGGCTGGTTGGTCGGGTCACGCTGGACCTCCTGCTCCATCCGCTGCTGCAGCTCGCTCGCATTGATCGGGCTGTTGTTCCAC is a genomic window containing:
- the cls gene encoding cardiolipin synthase; the encoded protein is MLALFDSLRHWLDGIAHLGTILAVAYLLYLFALAGWIMLQKREPVATLSWILSLALLPYLGLFIYYLLGPQKVKRQRLRRGRARSGMEHYSDVCPPDADCTELAKIAQATTGLAPSSATEVTWLVDGAATYAALLEAVAQARDHVHLEYYIFNPDHAGTALRDALVERARAGVQVRLLLDAVGSSALPRRFLQPLVDAGGEAVWFHPRQLLKPFKRPWLNLRTHRKLVIVDGRLAFTGGINITDDEDESRRPDAYRDLHMRIRGHVVRSLQLVFAEDWLYASGQDHSRFDIARLWPADMPLRADGPINAQVLVSGPDSGWETIHRLHVAAIQEAHERVWLVTPYFVPGEAARMALTSAALGGLEVRLLVPKMSDSWFVTQAARSYFDELLHAGVKIYEYGPRMLHTKAFIADDDVCIVGSANFDHRSFRLNFELSMMISDRDRVAALAELLQGEFDRSTRVHDQAGRSLWLHRLPEAFARLASPLL